A single Oryza brachyantha chromosome 8, ObraRS2, whole genome shotgun sequence DNA region contains:
- the LOC102710431 gene encoding phospholipase D alpha 1-like, translating into MAQRLLHGVMEAKILEAKLSSVSSSSVVSDHGQPNPAAISKSQKIPRTKLLSLIMKLPFIFTCQRFDKSTDLGHHAGGKRLVYATVAMDGARVARTRATDQPQWKDEPLHAYCAHDASDVVVTVVRTTTGGGGGGGDPDDGTAAEEVVVGQAYLPADDVVGGKEVDRWLPLCDEKKKPLEGLDKVHVQLRFTDVSSDVTSRWGKGVDGPVPPPPYTGLPRAFFGQHRGCRLTLYQDAHVAPPLSGSRCWEDVFDAVANARRLVYIAGWSVSTDVALVRDPRKPAQTLGQLLKSKAGERVAVLLLVWDEQAATGLGPARRDGTMAAARGEDTASYFRGTGVHCVACPRDGAVFTHHQKVVVADGPRGLVAFLGGIDLCGGRYDTQEHPLFRTLATAHRDDFHQPSFPGASVAKGGPREPWHDVHCRLEGPAAWDVLDNFEQRWRRQGGGDALLAHLPRSSAVREAADQDADAWNVQVFRSIDSRAVVGFPENADEAARCGLVTGAAGDTVERSIQDGYIHAIRRAKYFIYIESHCFLGSSFAWNHPDVAGAAKNGAALHLIPRELSLKIASKIRSGDSFRVYVVLPMWPEGVPESATVQAVLDWQRRTMEMMYKDVAAALAARGSTGQNPRDYLSFFCLGNREAYVPGEHEPPERPEHDTDYMRAQQARRFKINVNANVMIVDDEYIIVGSANVNQRSMDGGRDTEMAMGAYQPRNLDTSSSWPRGQVQQFRLALWREHLGAAACAGDDVLYPGRAGCMNRVNQAARQNWDMYASEKTTVRDNLPGHLMAYPVGVGDRGELWEMVPCFPDTKARVFGSSSDDLPPVLIA; encoded by the exons AGTCAGAAAATACCGAGGACAAAGCTCCTGTCACTGATCATGAAGCTGCCCTTCATCTTCACCTGCCAG AGGTTCGACAAGTCCACTGACCTCGGCCACCACGCCGGCGGCAAGCGCCTCGTCTACGCCACCGTTGCCATGGACGGCGCGCGCGTCGCCCGGACGCGCGCCACCGACCAGCCGCAGTGGAAGGACGAGCCGCTCCACGCCTACTGCGCGCACGACGCCAGCGACGTCGTCGTCACGGTCGTGAGGAcgaccaccggcggcggcggcggcggcggcgatcctGACGACGGCACGGCCGCCGAGGAAGTCGTCGTCGGCCAAGCGTACCTGCCTGCGGACGATGTCGTCGGCGGCAAGGAGGTCGACAGGTGGCTCCCGCTCTGCGACGAGAAGAAGAAGCCACTCGAAGGCCTTGACAAGGTTCATGTCCAGCTCCGGTTCACCGACGTGTCGTCCGACGTGACGTCCCGGTGGGGTAAGGGCGTCGACgggccggtgccgccgccgccgtacacTGGCCTGCCGCGCGCGTTCTTCGGCCAGCACCGCGGCTGCAGGTTGACTCTGTACCAGGACGCgcacgtcgcgccgccgctctccggCAGCAGGTGCTGGGAGGACGTGTtcgacgccgtcgccaacgCCCGGAGGCTGGTGTACATCGCCGGCTGGTCGGTGAGCACCGACGTCGCGCTGGTGCGCGACCCAAGGAAGCCTGCGCAGACGCTGGGGCAGCTGCTCAAGTCGAAGGCCGGCGAGCGCGtcgccgtgctgctgctggtgtgGGACGagcaggcggcgacgggccTCGGCCCAGCGCGGCGGGACGGGACGAtggccgcggcgcgcggcgaggacaCGGCGAGCTACTTCCGGGGCACGGGCGTGCACTGCGTCGCGTGCCCCCGGGACGGCGCCGTGTTCACGCACCACCAGAAGGTGGTGGTCGCCGACGGGCCGCGCGGCCTCGTCGCGTTCCTCGGCGGCATCGACCTCTGCGGCGGCAGGTACGACACGCAGGAGCACCCGCTGTTCCGGACGCTCGCCACCGCGCACCGCGACGACTTCCACCAGCCCAGCTTCCCCGGCGCTTCCGTCGCCAAGGGCGGCCCGAGGGAGCCATGGCACGACGTCCACTGCCGCCTCGAGGGCCCGGCGGCGTGGGACGTGCTCGATAACTTCGAGCAGAGGTGGCGGaggcaaggcggcggcgacgccctcCTCGCCCACCTCCCCAGGAGCTCCGCCgtgcgcgaggcggcggaccAGGACGCCGACGCGTGGAACGTACAGGTGTTCCGGTCCATCGACAGCCGCGCGGTAGTCGGGTTCCCGGAGAACGCCGACGAGGCCGCGCGGTGCGGGCTcgtcaccggcgccgccggggacaCCGTGGAGCGGAGCATCCAGGACGGCTACATCCACGCCATCCGGCGCGCCAAGTACTTCATCTACATCGAGAGCCATTGCTTCCTAGGCAGCTCCTTCGCGTGGAACCACCcggacgtcgccggcgccgccaagAACGGCGCCGCGCTGCACCTCATCCCGAGGGAGCTGTCGCTGAAGATCGCCAGCAAGATCAGGTCCGGCGACTCGTTCCGGGTATACGTGGTGCTCCCAATGTGGCCGGAGGGCGTGCCGGAGAGCGCCACCGTGCAGGCCGTCCTCGACTGGCAGCGCCGGACGATGGAGATGATGTACAAGgacgtcgcggcggcgctcgccgccaggGGTTCTACCGGCCAGAACCCCAGGGACTACCTCAGCTTCTTCTGCTTGGGCAATAGGGAGGCCTACGTCCCCGGCGAGCACGAGCCGCCGGAGCGGCCGGAGCACGACACCGACTACATGAGGGCGCAGCAGGCCAGGCGCTTCAAGATCAACGTCAACGCCAACGTCATGATAG TCGACGACGAGTACATCATCGTGGGGTCGGCGAACGTGAACCAACGGTCCATGGACGGCGGCAGGGACACGGAGATGGCGATGGGCGCGTACCAGCCGCGGAACCTGGACACCTCGTCGTCGTGGCCCAGGGGGCAGGTGCAGCAGTTCCGCCTCGCGCTGTGGCGGGAGcacctcggcgccgccgcctgcgccggaGACGACGTCCTCTACCCGGGGCGCGCCGGGTGCATGAACCGTGTGAACCAGGCCGCGCGGCAGAACTGGGACATGTACGCGAGCGAGAAGACGACGGTCCGGGACAACCTCCCCGGCCACCTCATGGCGTACCctgtcggcgtcggcgaccgcGGCGAGCTCTGGGAGATGGTTCCTTGCTTCCCGGACACCAAGGCGAGGGTCTTCGGCTCCAGCTCCGACGACCTTCCACCGGTGCTCATCGCATGA